One segment of Toxoplasma gondii ME49 chromosome VI, whole genome shotgun sequence DNA contains the following:
- a CDS encoding hypothetical protein (encoded by transcript TGME49_241305), with protein MLKPARDPEGARGVGSSSVSVSQASSVVGTQARWLAEGSPGEEPDPVRELLDLEEELQDLLALRHRERQCFRQCVRQWGSAESFVRHCTRQRSTAATDPETLKQMFEQKREEKEAACNVWAALLDALYEKIEAVNQKRKKTQKQLTQGQLEQYRATKAARDRAEGGRVSSRSSSGEAADPASTSQPPGGAEGTPDDGGSVETLDRELARVRRQLALTVENERSCLKKLRTHLEHSAPLPMKGMPSPERERSSAARRKWMARRLQLEQDAELVHENIVKLRERLGGLKQRKNAFVKVRGFPAGTRGCANAALRFSAYDITVDERAAATPWFQRPNFLSLSHRSSGAPPAPAARPPRGPRHNVFPARSQHVSRASRKPGNKSCHPRAAEGSGEKRAESKASKHEYVRTCRTIRVPK; from the exons ATGCTGAAGCCAGCACGCGATCCAGAAGGTGCTCGCGGGGTTGGTTCCTCGTCAGTTTCAGTGTCACAGGCTTCAAGTGTTGTAGGGACACAGGCACGGTGGCTTGCCGAAGGCAGCCCTGGTGAGGAGCCTGATCCTGTCCGTGAATTGCTCGATCTTGAAGAGGAGCTCCAGGACCTTCTTGCATTGAGACACAGGGAGCGGCAATGCTTTCGGCAATGCGTGAGGCAGTGGGGTTCCGCTGAATCCTTCGTTCGCCACTGCACTAGGCAAAGAAGCACA GCGGCGACAGACCCAGAAACGTTGAAACAGATGTTTGAACAAAAGcgtgaagagaaggaagcggctTGCAACGTCTGGGCGGCATTGCTAGATGCCCTATATGAGAAAATTGAGGCCGTGAACCaaaagcggaagaaaacgcaaaagcAACTCACACAGGGGCAGCTCGAACAGTATCGTGCCACAAAGGCTGCGCGCGATAGAGCTGAAGGCGGCAGGGTAAGTTCGCGTTCCTCGTCGGGTGAAGCAGCGGATCCTGCGAGCACGAGCCAACCACCTGGTGGTGCGGAAGGAACGCCAGATGACGGTGGGTCCGTGGAGACCTTGGATAGGGAATTAGCTCGAGTAAGGCGGCAACTGGCACTGACGgtagaaaacgagagaagctgTCTCAAAAAGCTGAGGACGCATCTGGAGCATTCTGCACCACTTCCAATGAAGGGAATGCCTTCACCTGAACGAGAGCGCTCCAGTGCCGCCCGACGCAAGTGGATGGCCCGACGCCTCCAACTCGAACAAGACGCCGAACTGGTGCACGAAAACATCGTTAAACTCCGTGAACGGCTGGGGGGACTTAAACAACGAAAGAATGCATTCGTGAAAGTGCGCGGATTCCCTGCAGGCACTAGAGGCTGTGCAAATGccgctctccgtttctccgccTATGACATTACCGTCGATGAACGTGCGGCGGCTACACCGTGGTTTCAACGCCCTAATTTCTTGAGCTTGAGCCACCGCTCGAGTGGCGCTCCTCCTGCTCCAGCTGCACGACCGCCTCGTGGACCCCGACATAATGTGTTTCCTGCTCGGAGCCAACACGTATCGCGTGCAAGTCGGAAGCCAGGTAATAAAAGTTGTCACCCTCGTGCAGCTGAAGGCAGCGGTGAGAAACGTGCCGAATCCAAAGCAAGCAAGCACGAGTACGTCCGGACTTGCAGGACCATCAGAGTTCCAAAATGA